The Serpentinimonas maccroryi genome has a segment encoding these proteins:
- a CDS encoding iron-containing alcohol dehydrogenase — MAQIFYLTQIQIELGALRLLASECDRVGIQRPLIVTDAGVRAAGLLERAVVALGQGGAALPHAVFDATPSNPTEAAVRAAAAVYGQERCDGLIALGGGSAIDCAKGVAIALAHPGPLKAYATIEGGSAKISAQLPPLIAVPTTAGTGSEVARGAILIVDDGRKLGFHSWHLLPKAAILDPELTLGLPPLLTAATGMDAIAHCMETFMASAFNPPADGIALDGLARGWAHIERATRDGLDRQARLQMMSASMQGALAFQKGLGCVHSLSHSLGGVLPRLHHGTLNAVFLPAVLAFNASAEAVQQERRLERMAQAMGLGTDPQAVGPAIRALNARLGLPSGLAALGVGPEVFERVIAGALADHCHQSNPRLASPDDYRALLEASM, encoded by the coding sequence ATGGCCCAGATTTTTTACCTGACCCAGATCCAGATCGAGCTCGGTGCCCTGCGCCTGCTGGCCAGCGAGTGTGATCGCGTGGGCATCCAGCGGCCGCTGATCGTCACCGACGCCGGGGTGCGCGCCGCCGGGCTGCTGGAGCGCGCCGTGGTGGCCTTGGGCCAAGGCGGCGCTGCCCTGCCGCACGCGGTGTTCGACGCCACCCCCAGCAACCCGACCGAGGCCGCCGTGCGCGCCGCCGCGGCGGTGTATGGACAGGAGCGCTGCGACGGCCTGATCGCGCTCGGCGGCGGCAGCGCCATCGACTGCGCCAAGGGCGTGGCGATCGCGCTCGCGCACCCGGGGCCGCTCAAGGCTTACGCCACCATCGAGGGCGGCTCGGCCAAAATCAGCGCCCAGCTGCCACCCCTGATCGCCGTGCCCACCACCGCCGGCACCGGCAGCGAAGTGGCCCGTGGCGCCATCCTGATCGTCGATGACGGGCGCAAGCTCGGCTTTCACAGCTGGCACCTGCTGCCCAAGGCGGCCATCCTCGACCCCGAACTCACGCTCGGCCTGCCGCCGCTGCTCACCGCCGCCACCGGCATGGACGCGATCGCGCACTGCATGGAAACCTTCATGGCCAGCGCCTTCAACCCACCGGCCGACGGCATCGCGCTCGACGGGCTGGCGCGCGGCTGGGCGCACATCGAGCGCGCCACCCGCGACGGTCTCGACCGCCAAGCGCGGCTGCAGATGATGAGCGCCAGCATGCAGGGCGCGCTGGCGTTTCAAAAGGGGCTGGGCTGCGTGCATTCGCTCAGCCACAGCCTGGGCGGCGTGTTGCCGCGGCTGCACCACGGCACCCTGAATGCGGTGTTTCTGCCCGCCGTGCTGGCTTTCAACGCCAGCGCCGAAGCGGTGCAGCAAGAGCGTCGGTTGGAGCGCATGGCGCAGGCCATGGGTTTGGGCACCGACCCGCAGGCCGTCGGGCCGGCAATCCGCGCCCTCAATGCACGCTTGGGCCTGCCCAGCGGACTGGCGGCGCTCGGCGTGGGCCCGGAGGTGTTCGAACGCGTGATCGCAGGCGCCCTGGCCGACCACTGCCACCAAAGCAATCCGCGCTTGGCCAGCCCCGACGACTACCGCGCCCTGCTCGAGGCATCGATGTAA
- a CDS encoding phospholipase, producing MQALRLYAGPAALRHLHAQGLQARDVGIVAGAAGGPKGLILGPLDRFIFGHWLAQSTQPIDLVGASIGAWRMATACLDDCAAAFERFEHGYIRQQFELPAGRKRPTAAHVSERFAHNLQLFYAGRAQQVLAHPRYRLHVLTARGRHLLRREGRWRTPAGYLGAWLSNALHRPALGAWLERVVFSTPGAALPFGRTDLRTRQVWLDECNWLPALQASCSVPFAMQAVPDIAGAPPGAYWDGGITDYHLHLDWQRASGLVLCPHFQRQLVPGWLDKALKWRHRSTAFLDRTLVLAPDPDWLRTLPDGKLPDRSDFERYGSDLAARMRAWSAAAAASQQLADEFAAWLQRPDPSVVQPL from the coding sequence TTGCAGGCCTTGCGCCTCTACGCCGGCCCGGCGGCGCTGCGTCATCTGCACGCCCAAGGTTTGCAGGCGCGCGACGTGGGCATCGTCGCTGGGGCCGCCGGCGGCCCCAAGGGGCTGATTTTGGGGCCGCTGGACCGCTTCATCTTTGGCCATTGGCTGGCGCAGAGCACGCAGCCCATCGACCTGGTGGGCGCCTCGATCGGGGCCTGGCGCATGGCGACGGCCTGTTTGGACGATTGTGCGGCCGCCTTCGAGCGCTTCGAGCACGGCTACATCCGCCAGCAGTTCGAGCTGCCAGCGGGGCGCAAGCGGCCCACGGCGGCGCACGTGAGCGAGCGTTTTGCACACAACTTGCAGCTGTTCTACGCCGGCCGTGCGCAGCAGGTGCTGGCGCACCCACGCTACCGGCTGCATGTGCTCACGGCCCGCGGCCGCCACCTGCTGCGTCGCGAGGGGCGCTGGCGCACCCCGGCGGGCTATCTGGGCGCTTGGCTGAGCAACGCGCTGCACCGCCCGGCGTTGGGCGCTTGGCTGGAGCGGGTGGTATTTTCGACCCCGGGGGCGGCCTTGCCCTTTGGTCGCACCGACCTGCGCACGCGGCAGGTTTGGCTCGACGAGTGCAACTGGCTGCCCGCGCTGCAAGCCAGTTGCTCGGTGCCGTTTGCCATGCAGGCGGTGCCCGACATCGCCGGCGCGCCCCCGGGCGCCTATTGGGACGGCGGCATCACCGACTACCACCTGCACCTGGACTGGCAGCGTGCGTCCGGCCTGGTGCTGTGCCCGCATTTTCAGCGCCAACTGGTGCCCGGTTGGCTCGACAAGGCGCTCAAGTGGCGCCACCGCAGCACGGCGTTTCTGGACCGCACCCTGGTGCTGGCGCCGGACCCAGATTGGCTGCGCACGCTGCCCGATGGCAAGCTGCCCGATCGCAGCGATTTCGAGCGCTACGGCAGCGACCTGGCGGCGCGCATGCGCGCTTGGAGCGCAGCGGCGGCGGCGAGCCAGCAGCTGGCCGACGAATTCGCCGCCTGGCTGCAGCGGCCCGATCCGTCTGTGGTGCAGCCGCTGTAG
- a CDS encoding HDOD domain-containing protein, whose translation MRLDELLRQPQSLPVVPELAAKLIQTFEFDEVDFDALARDIEHDPVLTARLLRQANSSFFALLNPVGTVREAIAVLGLNKVRALVIAAALNASFHAVSGIHLDKFWHFSFAAATVARLLCTPRRLDANLAFTAALLHGVGELVLHMGMPEAMASLNRRLDAFALERAAVERLALGYSYAEAGAALAQHWRLPRLLVTAIAQHTEPLAPAEQEPLAAVVHLASWRARLLLAGNRANELIDHYPDDVGEALGLDPDLLVAPDVAGLDRLPAL comes from the coding sequence ATGCGACTCGATGAACTGCTGCGCCAACCCCAAAGCCTGCCGGTGGTGCCCGAGCTGGCGGCCAAGCTGATCCAGACCTTCGAGTTCGACGAGGTCGATTTCGACGCTCTGGCGCGCGACATCGAGCACGATCCGGTGCTCACGGCGCGCCTGTTGCGGCAGGCCAATTCCTCCTTTTTTGCCCTGCTAAACCCGGTCGGCACGGTGCGCGAGGCGATTGCGGTGCTGGGGCTCAACAAGGTGCGTGCGCTGGTCATCGCTGCGGCCCTGAATGCCAGCTTTCACGCCGTGAGCGGCATCCACCTCGACAAATTCTGGCATTTCAGCTTTGCCGCCGCCACCGTGGCCCGGCTCCTGTGCACCCCGCGCCGGCTCGATGCCAACCTGGCCTTCACGGCGGCGCTGTTGCACGGCGTGGGCGAGTTGGTGCTGCACATGGGCATGCCCGAGGCCATGGCCAGCCTGAACCGGCGCTTGGACGCGTTTGCGCTCGAGCGCGCCGCAGTCGAGCGGCTGGCGCTGGGCTACAGCTACGCCGAAGCCGGTGCCGCCTTGGCTCAGCACTGGCGCCTGCCGCGCTTGCTGGTGACGGCCATCGCGCAGCACACCGAGCCGTTGGCGCCAGCCGAACAGGAGCCGCTGGCGGCGGTGGTGCACCTGGCCAGCTGGCGCGCGCGCCTGCTGCTGGCGGGCAACCGCGCCAACGAGCTGATCGACCACTACCCGGACGACGTGGGCGAGGCGCTGGGGCTGGACCCGGACCTGCTGGTGGCGCCCGACGTGGCCGGGCTGGACCGCTTGCCGGCGCTCTGA
- a CDS encoding fatty acid desaturase has translation MHTTPDPLSGVQPHPAAASAAPERPVPAGAPLPHRKVIRGWITPLAERRTAIAVALLVLDWAIFAALIAGTILLQAWWAKLLCALAAGFVIGRLFIIGHDACHQSYTPHRGLNRVLGRIAMIPSLTPYSLWEVGHNVVHHGYTNLKGVDFVWAPLTKAEFEALSPGRRALERIYRSGWGPALYYLIEMWWLRMFFPRKTYMGTQRREFIWDGVFVSAVALLWIAGLVWAALATGQAVWLLVVMGFVVPFLFWNAMIGFVVYVHHTHTSVQWHDDKHLWAKAAPFVSTTVHLKFPYQIGALVHHIMEHTAHHVDMSVPLYKLKEAQQKLEDMLPGRIIVQQFSWRWYFETARKCKLYDFTQRCWTDFQGRPTSAQAPSYAV, from the coding sequence ATGCACACCACACCAGACCCCTTGAGCGGCGTGCAGCCGCACCCAGCCGCAGCCTCTGCTGCCCCTGAGCGCCCGGTTCCTGCCGGGGCTCCGCTGCCACACCGCAAGGTCATCCGCGGCTGGATCACGCCGTTGGCCGAGCGCCGCACCGCCATCGCGGTGGCGCTGCTGGTGCTCGATTGGGCCATTTTTGCTGCCCTGATCGCCGGCACCATTTTGCTCCAGGCTTGGTGGGCCAAGCTGCTGTGCGCGCTGGCGGCGGGTTTCGTGATCGGGCGCCTGTTCATCATCGGGCACGATGCCTGCCACCAGAGCTACACCCCGCACCGCGGCCTGAACCGGGTGCTGGGGCGCATCGCCATGATCCCCTCGCTCACCCCCTACAGCCTGTGGGAGGTGGGTCACAACGTGGTGCACCATGGCTACACCAACCTCAAGGGCGTCGATTTCGTCTGGGCGCCGCTGACCAAAGCCGAGTTCGAAGCGCTCTCGCCTGGCCGCCGCGCCCTCGAGCGCATCTACCGCAGCGGCTGGGGCCCGGCGCTGTACTACCTGATCGAAATGTGGTGGCTGCGCATGTTTTTCCCGCGCAAAACCTACATGGGCACGCAGCGGCGCGAGTTCATTTGGGATGGGGTCTTCGTCTCGGCGGTGGCGCTGCTGTGGATCGCCGGCCTCGTGTGGGCGGCGCTGGCCACCGGGCAGGCGGTGTGGCTGCTGGTCGTCATGGGTTTCGTGGTGCCGTTCCTGTTTTGGAACGCCATGATCGGCTTCGTGGTCTATGTGCACCACACCCACACCAGCGTGCAGTGGCACGACGACAAACACCTCTGGGCCAAGGCCGCACCCTTCGTTTCAACCACCGTGCACCTGAAGTTTCCCTACCAAATCGGTGCGTTGGTGCACCACATCATGGAGCACACCGCGCACCATGTGGACATGAGCGTGCCGCTGTACAAGCTCAAAGAGGCGCAGCAAAAGCTCGAAGACATGCTGCCCGGGCGCATCATCGTGCAGCAGTTCAGCTGGCGCTGGTACTTCGAGACCGCGCGCAAGTGCAAGCTCTACGACTTCACCCAGCGCTGCTGGACCGACTTCCAGGGCCGCCCGACCAGCGCGCAGGCGCCTTCGTACGCCGTTTGA
- a CDS encoding symmetrical bis(5'-nucleosyl)-tetraphosphatase: protein MPNYLIGDVQGCDAALQRLLHKIDFSPSRDTLYLLGDLVNRGPASLAVLRRLRALEGAAHCLLGNHDLHLLAVAHGVRRASRHDSFGDVLQASDALALLHWLRQRPLALQVQGWLLVHAGVLPQWTAAQTLALAAEVAQQLAGPEFGHFLQHMYGDQPERWSEGLQGTERWRVVVNALTRLRFCRADGSMEFASKDSSAAAPAGYLPWFEVPGRLTAGTPIAFGHWSTLGPLKRPDLLALDTGCVWGGCLSAARLPAAASTHTPQIIKVQCPQEQKPGR, encoded by the coding sequence ATGCCTAATTACTTGATCGGCGACGTACAGGGCTGCGACGCCGCCTTGCAGCGCTTGCTGCACAAAATCGATTTTTCGCCCAGCCGCGACACGCTCTACCTGCTGGGCGATCTGGTCAACCGCGGCCCGGCCTCGCTGGCGGTGCTGCGGCGCCTGCGCGCCCTCGAAGGCGCCGCGCACTGCCTGCTGGGCAACCACGACCTGCACCTGCTGGCGGTGGCGCACGGGGTGCGACGCGCCAGCCGCCATGACAGCTTTGGCGACGTGCTGCAAGCCAGCGACGCGCTCGCCCTGCTGCACTGGCTGCGCCAACGCCCGCTGGCCCTGCAGGTGCAGGGCTGGCTGCTGGTGCACGCCGGCGTGCTGCCGCAGTGGACGGCGGCGCAGACGCTGGCCCTGGCCGCCGAAGTGGCGCAGCAGCTGGCCGGGCCCGAGTTCGGGCATTTTTTGCAGCACATGTACGGCGACCAGCCCGAGCGCTGGAGCGAGGGGCTGCAAGGCACTGAGCGCTGGCGCGTGGTGGTGAACGCGCTCACGCGGCTGCGCTTTTGCCGCGCCGACGGCAGCATGGAGTTCGCCAGCAAAGACAGCTCCGCCGCCGCGCCTGCCGGCTACCTGCCATGGTTCGAGGTGCCGGGCCGCCTGACGGCTGGCACCCCGATCGCTTTTGGTCATTGGTCCACGCTGGGGCCGCTGAAGCGGCCCGATTTGCTGGCGCTCGACACCGGCTGCGTCTGGGGCGGCTGCCTGAGCGCGGCCCGGTTGCCCGCAGCCGCTTCGACGCATACGCCGCAAATCATCAAGGTGCAATGCCCGCAGGAACAAAAGCCGGGGCGCTGA
- a CDS encoding DEAD/DEAH box helicase gives MNPAFSELSLAEPLARAVAELGFTSMTPIQAQAIPVVLQGRDVMGAAQTGTGKTAAFSLPLLQRLLKHASASTSPARHPVRALVLLPTRELAVQVAQQIELYAKYTDLRSTVVFGGMDMKPQTAELKRGVEVLVATPGRLLDHIEAKNCVLNQVEYVVLDEADRMLDIGFLPDLQRILSYLPKQRTTLLFSATFSTEIKRLASSYLQDPVTIEVARSNATAATIEQRFYRIEENDKLQALKQVLREREIGQSFVFVNSKLGCARLARTLERDGFVTTALHGDKSQDERLKALEAFKSGAVQLLVCTDVAARGLDIKDVPAVFNFDIPFNAEDYVHRIGRTGRAGSSGQSFSFVSGRDAKSLADIEKLLGKKIEIEPLELESDRRRFGGEPGRINDGQRLWHDPRGSSEVRTLRLQRAARPAADPFFEQPYQPKLAPEAKPEWELQSAKAGTGARTGSPFIRSKRKVAALFKAAVVVESGAACEQLPNPEPVS, from the coding sequence ATGAATCCTGCTTTTTCTGAACTCTCGCTGGCCGAGCCGCTGGCCCGTGCCGTAGCCGAACTCGGCTTCACATCCATGACGCCGATCCAGGCGCAGGCCATTCCGGTGGTGCTGCAAGGCCGCGACGTGATGGGCGCCGCCCAGACCGGCACCGGTAAAACGGCGGCCTTCTCCTTGCCGCTGCTGCAGCGCTTGCTCAAGCATGCCAGCGCCTCCACGTCGCCGGCGCGGCACCCGGTGCGCGCACTGGTGCTGCTGCCCACGCGCGAGCTGGCGGTGCAGGTGGCGCAACAGATTGAGCTCTACGCCAAATACACCGATCTGCGCAGCACGGTGGTGTTTGGTGGCATGGACATGAAGCCGCAAACCGCCGAACTCAAGCGCGGCGTCGAGGTGCTGGTGGCCACGCCGGGGCGGCTGCTGGACCACATCGAGGCCAAAAACTGCGTGCTCAACCAAGTGGAATACGTGGTGCTCGACGAAGCCGACCGCATGCTCGACATCGGCTTTTTACCCGACTTGCAGCGCATCCTGTCGTATTTGCCCAAGCAGCGCACCACCTTGTTGTTCTCGGCCACTTTCTCGACCGAAATCAAGCGCTTGGCCTCGAGCTACCTGCAAGACCCGGTGACCATCGAGGTCGCGCGCTCCAACGCCACCGCTGCCACCATCGAGCAGCGCTTTTACCGCATCGAAGAAAACGACAAGCTGCAGGCGCTCAAACAGGTGCTGCGCGAGCGCGAGATCGGCCAATCGTTTGTGTTCGTCAACAGCAAGCTCGGCTGTGCCCGGCTGGCGCGCACACTCGAGCGCGACGGCTTCGTGACCACGGCGCTGCACGGCGACAAGAGCCAAGACGAGCGCCTCAAAGCGCTCGAGGCCTTCAAAAGCGGCGCGGTGCAGCTGCTGGTGTGCACCGATGTGGCGGCACGCGGGCTGGACATCAAAGACGTGCCGGCGGTGTTCAACTTCGACATCCCCTTCAACGCCGAAGACTACGTGCACCGCATTGGCCGCACGGGTCGTGCTGGGTCGTCTGGGCAGTCTTTTTCTTTTGTCAGTGGGCGCGATGCCAAGTCGCTGGCCGACATCGAAAAACTGCTCGGAAAAAAGATCGAAATCGAGCCGCTGGAGCTCGAATCTGACCGGCGCCGCTTCGGTGGCGAGCCGGGCCGCATCAACGACGGCCAGCGCCTCTGGCACGACCCGCGTGGCAGCAGCGAGGTGCGCACCCTGCGCCTGCAGCGGGCAGCGCGACCGGCCGCCGACCCGTTCTTTGAGCAGCCCTACCAGCCCAAGCTGGCACCCGAGGCCAAGCCCGAGTGGGAGCTGCAGTCTGCCAAGGCAGGCACGGGGGCGCGCACCGGTTCGCCGTTCATCCGCTCCAAACGCAAGGTGGCGGCTTTGTTCAAGGCTGCGGTTGTGGTCGAGTCTGGCGCTGCATGCGAGCAACTGCCCAATCCCGAGCCGGTTTCCTGA
- a CDS encoding hemolysin family protein translates to MDALLILFLILLNGAFAMSELALASSRKARLLALAESGDRGAQTALNLMDNPTQFLSSVQVGITSIGMLNGIVGEAAYSDDLAAVLLGWGLSEGTASVTSTVLVVLVITFITIVFGELVPKRIGQIYPETVSRWIARPMTLVAQATKPFVWLLTHTTQATLKLLRIDNAAVQQVTEAEIDASLQEGVGAGIIEVNEHQMVRNVFLLDDRPLTSIMVPRPDVLWLDAAAPLAAALDAAQRGGHSWYPVCRGGLHEVLGVIHLPQLVALAFAELGLGAGGGGDEAVAAGAAGATAAAPHWASQARAPVFVPETLSGMEMLEQFRARATRMAFVVDEYGEVQGVLTPLDLLEAITGELSPETPLKAWATPQPDGSWLVDGAMPAHELKVRLDIDALPDEDKERYNTVGGLMQTVAGELLNEGEAVQVAGWQFTVQRLDGRRIDEVRVRRVVQVSASGA, encoded by the coding sequence ATGGACGCCCTGCTGATCCTGTTTTTGATTCTGCTCAATGGCGCTTTTGCCATGTCGGAGCTGGCCTTGGCCTCGAGCCGCAAGGCGCGCCTGCTGGCGCTGGCCGAAAGCGGCGACCGCGGCGCCCAGACCGCGCTCAACCTGATGGACAACCCGACCCAGTTTTTGTCCTCGGTGCAGGTGGGCATCACCTCGATCGGCATGCTCAACGGCATCGTGGGCGAGGCCGCGTACAGCGACGACTTGGCCGCCGTCCTGCTCGGCTGGGGCTTGTCCGAGGGCACGGCCAGCGTCACCTCGACGGTGCTGGTGGTCTTGGTCATCACCTTCATCACCATCGTCTTTGGCGAACTGGTGCCCAAGCGCATCGGCCAAATCTACCCCGAAACCGTTTCGCGCTGGATCGCGCGCCCGATGACGCTGGTGGCCCAAGCGACCAAGCCCTTCGTCTGGCTGCTCACTCACACCACCCAGGCCACGCTCAAGCTGCTGCGCATCGACAACGCCGCCGTGCAGCAAGTCACCGAGGCCGAGATCGACGCCAGCCTGCAAGAGGGCGTGGGGGCGGGCATCATCGAGGTCAACGAGCACCAGATGGTGCGCAACGTCTTTTTGCTCGACGACCGGCCACTGACCTCGATCATGGTGCCGCGCCCGGACGTGCTCTGGCTCGACGCGGCCGCGCCGCTGGCCGCAGCGCTCGATGCGGCGCAACGCGGCGGCCATTCGTGGTACCCGGTCTGCCGCGGCGGCCTGCACGAGGTGCTGGGCGTGATCCACCTGCCGCAACTGGTGGCGCTGGCCTTCGCCGAGCTGGGTTTGGGCGCTGGAGGGGGGGGGGATGAAGCCGTTGCGGCGGGTGCGGCTGGTGCGACTGCTGCGGCGCCGCACTGGGCCAGCCAAGCGCGCGCGCCGGTGTTCGTGCCCGAAACCCTGAGCGGCATGGAAATGCTCGAGCAGTTCCGTGCGCGCGCCACCCGCATGGCCTTTGTGGTCGATGAGTATGGCGAGGTGCAGGGCGTGCTCACGCCGCTGGACTTGCTCGAAGCCATCACCGGCGAGCTCTCGCCCGAGACGCCGCTCAAGGCTTGGGCCACGCCGCAGCCGGACGGCTCGTGGCTGGTCGATGGCGCCATGCCGGCGCACGAGCTCAAGGTGCGCCTAGACATCGACGCGCTGCCCGACGAGGACAAAGAGCGTTACAACACCGTCGGCGGCCTGATGCAGACCGTGGCCGGCGAGCTGCTCAACGAGGGCGAAGCGGTGCAGGTGGCCGGCTGGCAATTCACCGTGCAGCGGCTCGATGGGCGCCGCATCGACGAGGTGCGGGTGCGCCGTGTCGTGCAGGTGTCAGCTTCCGGCGCCTGA
- a CDS encoding NADP-dependent oxidoreductase — translation MTTNTRIVLAARPQGQAGLEHFRLETVALEPLQEGQVRVRHHYLSLDPYMRGRMNEGKSYAAPQPLNEVMIGGTVGEVIESRHPRYTPGDWVVGMGGWQQIGVVDANQVGALHKVDPTHVPLSHYLGAVGMPGVTAWYGLVRIIDPQPGQTVTVSAASGAVGSAVGVLAKARGCRVVGIAGGPDKCAYVREELGFDDCIDHRRYPDYLALAQALKAACPQGIDGHFENVGGAVLDAALLRSNAFARFAICGMIAGYEGQPLPLLNPALILVNRLRVQGFIVSEQMQDWPPALAELGQLVGSGRFRPRETIAQGIESAPAAFLGLLKGHNFGKQLVRLI, via the coding sequence ATGACCACCAACACCCGCATCGTGCTCGCTGCGCGCCCGCAAGGCCAAGCCGGCTTGGAGCATTTCAGGCTCGAAACCGTCGCCCTCGAACCCTTGCAAGAGGGTCAGGTGCGGGTGCGGCACCATTACCTGAGCCTCGACCCCTACATGCGCGGGCGCATGAACGAGGGCAAGAGCTACGCCGCGCCGCAGCCGCTCAACGAGGTGATGATCGGCGGCACGGTGGGCGAGGTGATCGAGAGCCGCCACCCGCGCTACACCCCCGGCGACTGGGTGGTCGGCATGGGCGGCTGGCAACAGATCGGCGTGGTCGATGCCAACCAGGTCGGCGCCCTGCACAAGGTCGATCCCACCCACGTGCCCCTGAGCCACTACCTGGGCGCGGTGGGTATGCCGGGCGTAACGGCTTGGTACGGGCTGGTGCGCATCATCGACCCTCAGCCGGGGCAGACGGTGACCGTGAGCGCGGCCAGCGGCGCCGTGGGCAGCGCGGTGGGGGTGCTGGCCAAGGCGCGCGGCTGTCGCGTGGTGGGCATTGCGGGCGGCCCGGACAAATGCGCCTACGTGCGCGAGGAACTCGGCTTTGACGACTGCATCGACCACCGCCGCTACCCCGATTACCTCGCGCTGGCGCAGGCGCTCAAGGCCGCCTGCCCGCAGGGCATCGACGGGCATTTCGAGAACGTGGGTGGGGCCGTGCTCGACGCTGCGCTGCTGCGCAGCAACGCCTTTGCCCGCTTTGCCATCTGCGGCATGATCGCAGGCTACGAAGGCCAGCCGCTGCCGCTGCTGAACCCGGCGCTGATCTTGGTCAATCGCCTGCGCGTGCAGGGCTTCATCGTCAGCGAACAGATGCAAGACTGGCCGCCGGCACTGGCCGAACTTGGGCAACTGGTGGGCAGCGGGCGTTTCCGGCCGCGCGAGACGATCGCCCAAGGCATCGAGTCGGCCCCGGCGGCCTTTCTGGGCCTGCTCAAGGGCCACAACTTTGGCAAGCAGTTGGTGCGGCTGATTTGA
- a CDS encoding SDR family oxidoreductase — MTRTVQQLFDLSGQTALVTGGSRGLGLQMAQALGEAGARVLLVARKRDELDEAAQRLQAQGVEAQWIVADCAQQADLQRLGAEALQRLGAVDVLVNNAGAAWGAPAEEHPVEAWDKVMNLNVRGYFLLSQYLARHCMIARRRGSIINLASIAGLGGNPRGMNTIAYNTSKGAVLNFTRALAAEWGPHGIRVNAICPGFFPSRMTRGTLEALGEERLAGHAPLGRLGDDEDLKGLTVLLASAAGKHITGQWLAVDGGVSAVVGG; from the coding sequence ATGACACGCACGGTGCAACAACTGTTCGACCTCAGCGGCCAGACGGCGCTGGTAACCGGGGGCTCGCGCGGCCTCGGGCTGCAAATGGCCCAAGCCCTAGGCGAGGCCGGTGCGCGCGTGCTGCTGGTGGCGCGCAAGCGCGATGAACTCGACGAAGCGGCGCAGCGGCTCCAGGCGCAAGGGGTCGAGGCGCAGTGGATCGTGGCCGACTGCGCCCAGCAGGCCGATCTGCAGCGGCTTGGCGCCGAGGCGCTGCAGCGCCTGGGCGCGGTCGATGTGCTGGTCAACAACGCCGGCGCCGCCTGGGGCGCACCGGCCGAGGAGCACCCGGTCGAGGCCTGGGACAAGGTGATGAACCTCAATGTGCGCGGCTATTTTCTGCTGAGCCAATACCTGGCCCGGCACTGCATGATCGCGCGCCGCCGCGGCAGCATCATCAATCTGGCGTCGATCGCGGGCCTGGGCGGCAACCCGCGCGGCATGAACACCATCGCCTACAACACCTCGAAGGGCGCGGTGCTCAACTTCACCCGCGCGCTGGCGGCCGAGTGGGGCCCGCATGGCATCCGCGTCAACGCCATTTGCCCGGGCTTCTTCCCCAGCCGCATGACGCGCGGCACGCTGGAGGCGCTGGGCGAGGAGCGGCTGGCCGGGCACGCGCCGCTGGGCCGCTTGGGCGACGACGAAGACCTCAAGGGCCTGACCGTGCTGCTGGCGTCGGCCGCGGGCAAGCACATCACGGGCCAGTGGCTGGCGGTCGATGGCGGCGTGAGCGCCGTCGTCGGGGGCTGA
- a CDS encoding HDOD domain-containing protein: MQLDELLAQAKALPSIPRVVSEVSAELNKEEPDARRISEAIGTDPALTARLLKLANSAFFGLSREILSVQEAVNILGFTQLRTTVQAVALGHSFKAVPGVNLEQFWRYSLNSAKICRTLARSMRLNEGAAFTAGLVHAVGDLVLHIGLPEVIARIDWSVSPFDMKRAEAERAVLGYTYADVSAAFAAKWDFPDLIVRALQHQLLPFEGDVYEPLAGIVHMAAWRARAQEINLDREGLAATFPEVVAILLGLDLDMVLDKDPSEWTSAGELSAFLG, from the coding sequence ATGCAACTCGACGAACTTCTGGCGCAAGCCAAGGCACTGCCCAGCATCCCGCGAGTGGTCTCCGAGGTGTCGGCCGAGCTCAACAAAGAGGAGCCCGATGCGCGCCGCATCAGCGAGGCGATCGGCACCGACCCGGCCCTCACCGCCCGGCTGCTCAAGCTGGCGAATTCGGCTTTTTTTGGCCTGTCGCGCGAAATTTTGAGCGTGCAAGAGGCTGTCAACATCCTGGGCTTCACCCAATTGCGCACCACGGTGCAGGCGGTGGCGCTGGGGCACAGTTTCAAGGCCGTGCCCGGCGTCAACCTCGAGCAGTTCTGGCGCTACAGCCTAAACAGCGCCAAAATCTGCCGCACCCTAGCGCGCAGCATGCGACTAAACGAGGGCGCGGCCTTCACCGCCGGCTTGGTGCACGCGGTGGGCGATCTGGTGCTGCACATCGGCCTGCCCGAGGTCATCGCGCGCATCGACTGGAGCGTCTCGCCCTTCGACATGAAACGCGCCGAGGCCGAGCGCGCCGTGTTGGGCTACACCTACGCCGACGTGAGCGCCGCCTTCGCCGCCAAGTGGGATTTTCCCGATTTGATCGTGCGTGCGCTGCAGCACCAGTTGCTGCCCTTTGAGGGCGATGTGTACGAACCGCTGGCCGGCATCGTGCACATGGCGGCATGGCGCGCGCGCGCGCAAGAGATCAACCTCGACCGCGAGGGCCTGGCCGCCACCTTCCCCGAAGTGGTGGCGATTCTGCTCGGGCTCGACCTCGACATGGTGCTCGACAAAGACCCGAGCGAATGGACTTCGGCTGGCGAACTGTCGGCCTTTTTGGGCTGA